Below is a window of Pirellulales bacterium DNA.
AAATCCTGCTCGGCCTGTGCTTGATCGTGCTGCAGGGCCATGCGCATCTCGCCGAGCGCTGCCCGCAGCCGCGCGGCCAATTCGACCTGCCGCCGTTGCTCCTGTGCGCGGTCGAGCCGCGGGTCGTTTGTGGTGCGTTGTGGTCCGGCGGCGTTGGCCTGCGACGCGCCAGCGCGCCGGAGTTGCTCCTCCCAGCGGACGAGTTCCGTTTCGATCTCGGCCGCCAGCTCCACCAGCGCGGTTTGTTGCTGCCGCAGAGTTTCGTAGCCGCGCCGCAAGTCGGCCTCGGGCGGCGGCGCGTCGCTCTGGAGCAGGCTCAGAAACAGCGCCTCGTTGCCATCGCGCAGCCGTTCGAGCCGCTCGTCGTTCAACTGGAACGGGCGCAAGAGCGCCTCGTCCAGCGTCACTTCGAGTTGCGGCGGCAGTCCCAGGTCGATTTTGAACCGATCGAGCGCCGTCTGCAGTTGGAGCTGAGCCGACAACAGGCTCAAGCGAGCGCCTTGGTACTGCTGGAACACCTGGTCGACCTGGATGATCGAGATCAGTCCAGCGGCCGACAGTTCTTCGTGCTCGCGCAGCGAGCGTTCCAGTCCCAGCAGGTTGTAGCGTTGGTTGCGAATCTGCTGCGCTTGAGACAGCAGGTTGAGATACGCGCTCATTACATCGACGTAAAGGATTCGCCGGAAACGAGCAAAGCTGCGGACGGCATAGAGCACGTCGCGCTCGGCCTGCGTCAGGTTTTCGAGCGCGACTTGCTTGAACGCACCGCGTAAGAGCGGCTGCGTCAGTTCGACGAGCAAGCCTGACGACGCAAAATCGACGTCGTCGCCGGTGAATTCCCAGACAAACTGGTTGGCGAAATTGGCCAGCAATTGGCCGCCGCTGGCCAGGTTCTGGCGGACCGTCACGTCGCTCGGCACGGTCAACGTGTTGGTTTCGTTGCCGGCGGAGCCGCCCGTGCCGGCATGGAAGTAGTTCGCGCCCGTGCCGGCAAAGACTTGCGTATCGAGCTCGAACCGCTCAAAGGTCAGCCGCAGCGCCGCCAGGTAGACCTTTTCGATTTCGGTCTGGTAATCGCGGCTGTGGATCAAGGCCAGCCGCATCACCGTCGCGGGCCCCAGCGGTACGGCGCCGTTGGCATCGCGCGGCAAGCCGGTCAGCCACGCCGACTGCTCAATGGGCACGATGCCGCGACGTTCGTACCCTTTCCAGCCGCGAAAGCGATACGGCGCCAATTGATAATCGTGCGCCGCCGGATCGTCTTGCGGCAACGGACCCCGATCCGGCTTAGTCGCATCGGCCAGACGGGAATGCGGATCGGGCCAGATGCCACGCGGCGGCACCGCCCAACGCGGATCGGATGCCCGCTCGGCAAGGACATCGGACACCTCCGTGTCGGCTTGCTTGCGATAGAAGGCCCGGGTACAGCCGGCCGTGAGCAGCACCATCGCCAAGCCCAGCGCGCACGCGCACCGGCCGGCGCGCACAGCTGCGCATGGCGCAGCGGCGCGCTCGGATCGCGCGAGCAGAGGTTGATTGATGGCCATGCGAAACCGTCGCGCGGGCATCTCAAGTCAGAATGGCGCCGTCGAGCTGCCCGCTGTCGCGCCACGCCTTGCCGAAGGGCCAACTTCTGGTTGCTGTTACCCCCCTTGGAAGAGGGCCGGACTGTAATGCAACCTGCCATCGCTCGCCATGCGAACTGGGCAAGCTGGCGGCGGAGAGCTAGCGACTCCAGCGCCTGCGGCCGGCTGCTGGGTCGCTGGCGATCGGGGCGCCGGTCCCGCCAGCGGTGCGTTATTCCGCGTCGCGGTGGACCGTGTCGGGCGAGAAGGCCGGCAGGCAGATGGCCACGTACTCGGCCCCCTCGACCTCAGGCGAGCTGTAGCGGATCCACTCGCCGCGCGGCACGCTGACGGCCTGGCCGGCATGGACGTCGAGCAAGCCGCCCTCAAATTCGACGCGCAGCATGCCGCGCAGCACGATTGTGTATTCGTCAAACTCGGGCCGCTGCCCCGGCTCGACCCAGCCGGCCGGCGAGCGCATGTGCGCGATGCTCACGTCGCCGGTGCGCGAATTCACACGGCCCACATACTCGTCGATCAGCTTGGGTACGTTTCCCGCGGCCGTGATCCGCGTCGGACCGGAAATCAGAGTGGGCATGACGAGCGACCTTTCACGACAAGAGGTGTAGCGAGCACGCCGCTCAGTCCAGCCAATCTTGCTCTTTCAGCCGGGCGGGGACGTATTCTTCGGTGACATAGCTGATCTGCTTGCTCAGCAACGATTCGACTTCCATCTTGAAGCCGTTGGCGATCATCAGATCGATCTCTTTCTGCCACGGTTTCTTGTCGGCGAACCAGGGATACTTGGCGATCTGCCGAGCCCGCTTGATGTCGGTGTCGTTGAGTTTGATCTTCACGCTGGGCGACAGGCTGCAGCGCTGGAAATCGATGCTCCGCAGGCCCAGGTACCGCGCCTCGGGAATCGCCATCCGCTTTGATTCATAGGCCAGATTGATCGAGCCTTGCTTGATCACGCTGTAGATGTAGTACCCCCAGGGGTCGTTATCGAGCAGGCAATAGATGGGCAGTTTCAGCTCGGTGTGCAGCCGGTTGAGCATCCGCCGCACGCCGCGCGGCGGCTGACCGCCGCCGTGGGTCAGGATGCAATTGTGCTTGCGCCAGAACTTGTCCTCGTTGAACCGCTGCCAGACGGTGCCTTTTTCGACGTGGAGGATGAACTTCGCGTCGCATTTCTTGAACCGCACGACATTCGGCTCGACGATCGACGGCACGCTGTAGCCGCCCGAGCCCATCCTCGAGCAATCGATCTCGTCGCCGCTGTCGACAAGCGTGATCGGCCCGACCATCGCACCGCGATTCTCGGCATAGACGTGCAGCTCTTCGCGCAGGCGATTGAGCGTGACTTCGACGTCCTCGATGATCGGGTCGCACTCATCCTGCGTATCGAAGGTCTCTTCCTTGGTGCCTTCGATCGTGTGCTTGAGCATGTAGAACAGACCGCGGATGCTCGACGTCTTGCCTTCGTGGATCAACTGGTTGCAGCCCGAGCCGACGAGCATCGTCTGCATGTAGGCCTTGGCCTGCGACAGGTTGAACAACTGCCGGCGGTTGGTGCTGCGGCCCATCTCGATGAACCGCTGCTTCTTGTTGAAATGGACGTTCGACAGCGTGCGCGAGGGAACGTCGACGTAGGGGTCCTTCTTTTTCTGGGCAGTGTCGACGACTCCGTCGGCCAGCCCGACCAGTTCGCTGAGGGTCTTGCGATCGGCATCGCTCAATTGGGCCGCCGGCACGCGCGGCGCCTGGCCGGCCTGCGGGAGACGTTTCGCTTTCTTGGCCATGGAACTTCCGTCAAAAGGCTGGTGCAACTTGAGCAGCTTGTCGCGCGGCGGGCGCGACTAGGAACGTTTGCGCCCGCGCGGCGCGGGGGCAGGCTCGGCAGCGGCTGGCGGTGCGGCTTCGTTCTCCGGCGCGGTTTCCTGCGCGACGATGATCACGTTGTCGCCGAACTCCTCGTCTTCGTCGGCCACCTTGCGCCCGCGGTCGTCGAAGCGGACGTCGGCCTCGGCCGTCTTTTTCCTGGCGACCTCGAGCAACTGCTGGTACAGCGCCTCACGGTCGCAGCTGTTGATCGCGCTGGCCGCGCCGGCCACCTCACCCAGATATCGCAA
It encodes the following:
- a CDS encoding TolC family protein encodes the protein MVLLTAGCTRAFYRKQADTEVSDVLAERASDPRWAVPPRGIWPDPHSRLADATKPDRGPLPQDDPAAHDYQLAPYRFRGWKGYERRGIVPIEQSAWLTGLPRDANGAVPLGPATVMRLALIHSRDYQTEIEKVYLAALRLTFERFELDTQVFAGTGANYFHAGTGGSAGNETNTLTVPSDVTVRQNLASGGQLLANFANQFVWEFTGDDVDFASSGLLVELTQPLLRGAFKQVALENLTQAERDVLYAVRSFARFRRILYVDVMSAYLNLLSQAQQIRNQRYNLLGLERSLREHEELSAAGLISIIQVDQVFQQYQGARLSLLSAQLQLQTALDRFKIDLGLPPQLEVTLDEALLRPFQLNDERLERLRDGNEALFLSLLQSDAPPPEADLRRGYETLRQQQTALVELAAEIETELVRWEEQLRRAGASQANAAGPQRTTNDPRLDRAQEQRRQVELAARLRAALGEMRMALQHDQAQAEQDLAGLTAACATDDGRQAAWMAIRELTGREFRTQVTDAFVIQSQVRVYLIQLPEFGLGADAGVDLARGNRLDLMNQRALVVDAYRKVEVAGNALLAGLEVSGSANLLTPPGTSNPLKFRSTANQYRLGVRFDAPLTRLAERNTYRAAQILYQQLRRQYMLAEDQVAFSIRSELRNLEVNRFQFEIARQTLVAAARQVDEAQITLRSGGQQTDSSVTLFLLNAYTNLLAATNGLVSGWVNYETTRMSLFRDLDWMQIDAEGRWTNGDDRFESGRRPGTEPGVIAVPDTEPIAPGIRGTVEPRGGNDPQQQPRRASESLPAPHSGVPATEPAGQPAGDAPAAGPALP
- a CDS encoding cupin domain-containing protein, which translates into the protein MPTLISGPTRITAAGNVPKLIDEYVGRVNSRTGDVSIAHMRSPAGWVEPGQRPEFDEYTIVLRGMLRVEFEGGLLDVHAGQAVSVPRGEWIRYSSPEVEGAEYVAICLPAFSPDTVHRDAE
- a CDS encoding DNA topoisomerase IV subunit A, which produces MAKKAKRLPQAGQAPRVPAAQLSDADRKTLSELVGLADGVVDTAQKKKDPYVDVPSRTLSNVHFNKKQRFIEMGRSTNRRQLFNLSQAKAYMQTMLVGSGCNQLIHEGKTSSIRGLFYMLKHTIEGTKEETFDTQDECDPIIEDVEVTLNRLREELHVYAENRGAMVGPITLVDSGDEIDCSRMGSGGYSVPSIVEPNVVRFKKCDAKFILHVEKGTVWQRFNEDKFWRKHNCILTHGGGQPPRGVRRMLNRLHTELKLPIYCLLDNDPWGYYIYSVIKQGSINLAYESKRMAIPEARYLGLRSIDFQRCSLSPSVKIKLNDTDIKRARQIAKYPWFADKKPWQKEIDLMIANGFKMEVESLLSKQISYVTEEYVPARLKEQDWLD